Proteins found in one bacterium genomic segment:
- a CDS encoding enoyl-CoA hydratase, translated as MEGRRRIPLETLIVERNGDGIVTVTLNRPEKKNAISMPMWAELGETFREVAESKDDRVMVLTGAEGAFCAGADLTPDGDADWHQLDRMQYYGWVGLALHEIPKPVIAKVNGVAVGAGLNLALGCDLIVAGESARFCEIFARRGLALDLGGSWLLPRLVGLHKAKELALLAEMLSAEEAERIGIVNRVVPDAELDAFVDDWANRLAEGPPLALQLSKRMLTSAMTGSLSEALHAEAMAQSVTGASKDTREAMMAFFEKRTPVFHGK; from the coding sequence ATGGAAGGCCGTAGGAGGATCCCTTTGGAAACGCTGATCGTCGAACGCAATGGGGACGGGATCGTCACCGTCACCCTCAATCGCCCCGAGAAGAAGAATGCCATCTCCATGCCGATGTGGGCCGAGCTCGGCGAGACGTTTCGCGAGGTCGCAGAAAGCAAGGATGACCGCGTGATGGTGCTGACTGGGGCCGAGGGCGCGTTCTGCGCGGGAGCGGACCTTACGCCGGACGGAGACGCCGACTGGCATCAACTCGATCGCATGCAGTACTACGGCTGGGTCGGGCTCGCCCTGCACGAGATTCCCAAGCCTGTCATCGCAAAGGTGAACGGGGTTGCCGTAGGTGCCGGCCTGAATCTCGCTCTCGGTTGCGACCTGATCGTGGCGGGCGAAAGCGCGCGTTTTTGCGAGATCTTTGCGCGCCGCGGCCTCGCCCTCGATCTGGGCGGCTCGTGGTTGCTCCCCAGGCTCGTCGGCCTGCACAAAGCGAAGGAACTCGCGCTGCTCGCCGAGATGCTCAGTGCAGAAGAGGCGGAGCGGATCGGCATCGTCAATCGCGTGGTACCGGATGCGGAACTGGACGCGTTCGTCGACGACTGGGCAAACCGGCTGGCCGAAGGCCCGCCTCTGGCGCTGCAACTCTCCAAACGCATGCTCACCAGCGCCATGACAGGCAGCCTGTCCGAAGCCCTGCATGCCGAAGCCATGGCGCAGAGCGTGACAGGCGCTTCGAAGGACACGCGAGAGGCCATGATGGCCTTCTTCGAGAAGCGCACACCGGTCTTCCACGGGAAATAG
- a CDS encoding DUF3465 domain-containing protein yields MKLLRNLRPVFLLLLILGAYYRTQGCTPQGDSGVLGSSPEPPGRSMDAYDVIGDAFRAGRSDILVIGEGRVEKVLRDDNKGSRHQRFLLALDSGQTVLIAHNIDLAPRIPDLRRGDVVLFKGEYEWNERGGVVHWTHHDPAGRHADGWLRHEGSRYD; encoded by the coding sequence ATGAAGCTCTTGCGCAATTTGCGCCCGGTCTTCCTGTTGTTGTTGATCCTGGGAGCCTACTACCGCACCCAGGGTTGCACGCCGCAGGGGGATTCCGGCGTTCTGGGTTCCTCCCCAGAGCCGCCTGGCCGCAGCATGGACGCCTACGACGTAATCGGCGATGCCTTCCGTGCCGGCCGAAGCGACATCCTGGTGATCGGCGAAGGCCGGGTGGAAAAGGTGCTCCGAGACGACAACAAGGGTTCGCGGCATCAGCGTTTCCTGCTCGCACTCGATTCAGGCCAGACGGTTTTGATCGCCCACAACATCGATCTCGCGCCTCGCATTCCGGATCTTCGCCGCGGCGATGTCGTCCTGTTCAAGGGCGAGTACGAATGGAATGAACGAGGCGGAGTCGTCCACTGGACCCATCACGACCCGGCCGGCCGTCATGCAGACGGCTGGCTGAGGCATGAAGGCTCCCGTTACGACTGA
- a CDS encoding SDR family NAD(P)-dependent oxidoreductase: MDAAERTIVITGASRGLGAGLAEALHAEGARLALCSRSAPILPSSERVLSAEFDVRDTDAVARFTKDAAARFGSIDLWINNAGVLAPIAPLRDVDLEEAHTHVEINLLGLLACCQAFVRHAREREGGGTLVNISSGAARKPYSGWSVYCAAKAAVDRLTECIDLEERAHGLRAFSVAPGVIDTDMQALIRSTDEADFPDLPRFLAMKRDGRYNTPAFIAERLLELAFGESGQPADVLISLPNEWETR; encoded by the coding sequence ATGGATGCCGCCGAGCGAACCATCGTGATCACCGGAGCCAGCCGCGGCCTGGGAGCGGGCCTTGCCGAGGCGCTGCACGCGGAGGGCGCTCGGCTGGCGTTGTGTTCGCGCTCGGCTCCCATCCTGCCGAGCAGCGAACGCGTCCTGTCGGCCGAATTCGACGTGCGCGACACCGACGCCGTCGCCCGCTTCACGAAGGATGCTGCTGCGCGCTTTGGGAGCATCGATCTCTGGATCAACAACGCGGGCGTTCTCGCGCCCATCGCGCCGTTGCGCGATGTCGATCTCGAGGAAGCGCACACCCACGTCGAGATCAACCTGCTCGGTCTCCTCGCCTGCTGTCAGGCCTTCGTTCGCCATGCTCGGGAGAGGGAAGGAGGCGGCACCCTCGTCAACATCTCCTCGGGTGCCGCCCGCAAGCCCTACTCCGGTTGGTCCGTCTACTGCGCGGCCAAAGCCGCCGTCGATCGTTTGACGGAATGCATCGATCTCGAAGAGCGGGCCCACGGTCTTCGTGCATTCTCGGTGGCTCCGGGCGTCATCGATACCGACATGCAGGCCTTGATTCGGAGCACGGATGAAGCCGACTTCCCCGACCTGCCGAGGTTCCTCGCGATGAAGCGCGACGGCCGCTACAACACGCCGGCCTTCATTGCTGAACGGCTGTTGGAGCTGGCGTTCGGAGAATCTGGCCAGCCAGCTGACGTTCTCATCAGCCTGCCGAATGAGTGGGAGACCCGATGA
- a CDS encoding class I SAM-dependent methyltransferase gives MEQADRNRRGATFDQVAALYDEVRPGYPEALVERVLQLAGLSEPGRILEIGCGPAKATLPFARRGHRMVCLEPGAELAALARERTKAFPAVEIEESRFEDYDLPAEPFDLLIAAQSWHWVDPERGDTKAAQALRPDGLIALFWNRPLPAESALHEALAAVYRAEAPQLEKVVAVGGEAATREPIDERITRTKAFGPAQIENFPWRQEYGTEQYLKLMQTQSGHLLLPEASRQRLWDGLARAIEEAGGRIAVDYEAVLITARR, from the coding sequence GTGGAGCAGGCGGATCGGAACCGGCGGGGCGCGACGTTCGACCAGGTCGCGGCGCTCTACGATGAAGTCCGACCGGGCTATCCGGAAGCGCTCGTGGAGCGTGTGCTTCAACTGGCGGGCCTTTCCGAGCCAGGGCGAATTCTCGAGATCGGCTGCGGTCCGGCCAAAGCAACACTTCCCTTCGCACGACGCGGCCATCGGATGGTCTGCCTCGAGCCTGGCGCTGAGCTTGCCGCCCTCGCCCGCGAGCGCACGAAGGCATTTCCAGCAGTCGAGATCGAGGAATCCCGGTTCGAAGACTACGATCTTCCCGCGGAACCCTTCGACCTGTTGATCGCAGCCCAGTCCTGGCATTGGGTCGATCCGGAGCGAGGCGATACGAAAGCCGCGCAAGCCCTTCGGCCGGACGGCTTGATCGCGCTCTTCTGGAATCGCCCGCTGCCCGCTGAGAGCGCGCTTCACGAGGCTCTCGCCGCGGTCTATCGGGCGGAGGCACCGCAGCTCGAGAAGGTCGTCGCGGTAGGCGGCGAGGCGGCGACGCGCGAGCCGATCGACGAGCGGATCACGCGAACGAAGGCCTTCGGGCCCGCTCAGATCGAGAACTTCCCGTGGCGTCAGGAGTATGGGACCGAGCAGTATCTCAAGCTGATGCAGACGCAATCCGGCCACCTCCTGCTGCCGGAGGCCAGTCGGCAGCGGCTCTGGGATGGGCTGGCGCGAGCAATCGAAGAGGCCGGCGGAAGGATCGCGGTCGATTACGAGGCGGTCTTGATCACGGCGAGACGTTGA
- a CDS encoding 2-dehydropantoate 2-reductase, with protein MGDVAVLGVGAIGGVAAAHLCAAGRSVAMFSRSAHDGPVAVQTPSGPLTASGPILGAGRAVAAPSDRPFSWILLATKAHQTGDVGPWLQGMIGARTRVAVLQNGVEQRERVSPFVGNAQVLPVVVDCPAERPAPGYILQRGPFRLVVADDMLGEEFAGLLEGSPAIVERSADFVTALWRKLCLNASSGAVTALTGRGMGAFRQSTNAAWGRALAAEAILVARAEGAKLDPKLADELIAAFAATNPEQPTSILLDRLAGRPLEHDARNAVVVRIGARHGIPTPVSSAAATLLAALSDRLEERPAR; from the coding sequence ATGGGCGACGTGGCCGTTCTCGGCGTCGGCGCCATTGGGGGTGTGGCAGCGGCCCATCTCTGCGCCGCCGGTCGGTCGGTGGCCATGTTCAGTCGCAGCGCCCACGACGGTCCGGTAGCGGTGCAGACGCCATCGGGCCCACTGACGGCCTCTGGGCCGATTCTTGGTGCGGGCCGTGCGGTCGCCGCTCCTTCGGATCGCCCTTTTTCCTGGATCCTCCTCGCGACCAAGGCTCATCAAACCGGGGACGTGGGGCCATGGCTGCAGGGGATGATCGGCGCGAGAACGCGGGTGGCTGTCCTGCAGAACGGGGTCGAGCAGCGCGAGCGGGTCTCACCTTTCGTTGGCAACGCCCAGGTGCTTCCGGTGGTCGTCGATTGCCCTGCCGAGCGGCCGGCTCCGGGGTACATCCTTCAGCGCGGGCCCTTTCGGCTGGTCGTTGCCGACGACATGCTCGGGGAGGAGTTTGCAGGCTTGCTCGAGGGTTCTCCAGCCATCGTCGAGCGATCCGCCGATTTCGTCACCGCGCTCTGGCGCAAGCTATGCTTGAACGCCAGCTCCGGGGCGGTCACGGCGCTGACCGGTCGTGGGATGGGAGCCTTCCGCCAGTCCACGAACGCGGCCTGGGGTCGGGCCCTGGCAGCGGAAGCCATCCTGGTCGCGCGCGCCGAAGGTGCCAAGCTCGACCCGAAGCTTGCCGACGAGCTGATCGCGGCCTTTGCCGCCACGAATCCCGAACAACCAACTTCGATTCTATTGGATCGCCTGGCCGGAAGGCCTCTCGAGCACGACGCGCGAAATGCTGTCGTGGTTCGCATCGGCGCACGCCACGGAATTCCGACGCCGGTCAGCTCCGCCGCCGCGACCCTCCTCGCTGCGCTTTCCGACCGCCTGGAAGAGCGGCCTGCTCGCTAA
- a CDS encoding GIY-YIG nuclease family protein, giving the protein MDWWVYILRCGDGSLYTGITNNLTRRLETHQQGKGARYTRGRLPVKMVYREACAGRSEASKREAEIKRFPRARKLALLGGRKARRGGSRRRS; this is encoded by the coding sequence GTGGACTGGTGGGTCTACATCCTGCGCTGCGGCGACGGTTCGTTGTATACCGGAATCACCAACAATCTCACCCGACGGCTCGAAACGCACCAGCAAGGCAAGGGCGCGCGGTACACGCGAGGGCGGTTGCCGGTGAAGATGGTGTACCGGGAGGCGTGCGCGGGGCGTTCCGAGGCTTCGAAGCGGGAGGCCGAAATCAAGCGCTTCCCGCGCGCTCGGAAGCTCGCGCTTCTAGGCGGTCGGAAAGCCCGACGAGGAGGGTCGCGGCGGCGGAGCTGA
- a CDS encoding TIGR00730 family Rossman fold protein, with protein sequence MTQREGSSISALRRICVFCGSSRGSEPGYADAARLLGEALVRRGLGLVYGGGCVGLMGIVADTVLEGGGEVVGVIPRSLARKEVAHEGLTELLVVESMFERKQLMMERADAFVSLPGGVGTLDELFEVLTWVQLGELAKPSGLLEVDGFYAGLAGFLDGLVERRFLRPEHRGLLLHAEEPDALLDQLAAWEPPAIEKWIDR encoded by the coding sequence ATGACACAGCGGGAGGGTTCCAGCATTTCAGCGCTCCGTCGCATCTGTGTGTTCTGTGGCTCGAGCCGCGGTTCCGAGCCGGGCTACGCGGACGCAGCCCGCCTTCTCGGCGAGGCGCTCGTGCGCCGCGGCCTGGGCCTCGTGTATGGCGGGGGCTGTGTCGGCTTGATGGGGATCGTCGCGGATACGGTTCTCGAGGGCGGCGGCGAGGTCGTCGGCGTGATTCCGCGTTCCCTGGCGCGGAAGGAGGTCGCCCACGAGGGGCTGACGGAGCTTCTCGTGGTCGAGAGCATGTTCGAGCGCAAGCAGCTGATGATGGAGCGGGCGGATGCCTTCGTGAGCCTGCCCGGCGGCGTGGGCACGCTGGATGAACTCTTCGAAGTCCTGACGTGGGTGCAGCTCGGCGAGTTGGCAAAGCCGTCGGGGCTGCTCGAAGTGGATGGCTTCTACGCTGGGCTCGCCGGTTTCCTCGACGGGCTGGTCGAGAGGCGATTCCTGCGCCCGGAGCATCGCGGTCTGCTGCTTCATGCCGAGGAGCCGGACGCTCTGCTCGACCAGCTTGCGGCGTGGGAACCTCCGGCGATCGAGAAGTGGATCGACCGGTGA
- a CDS encoding HAD family hydrolase, with product MRTRPPRALLLDLDDTILVYGPLADDVWKSVTDHFAPQLGLDAEILLAAVGEAAGRYWAPPERSRLGRHDLRGARRTICLWALQALGLPQPERGAAMADAFHDEREARVEPLPGAMDALEHFRTRGIPLVMVTNGGPELQRRKIERFRLGAFFEAILVEGELGFGKPDPRVYGQALAEVDVAPGEAWMVGDNLTADIQGAQSAGLHACWVDAPGKGSAQMSRIRPTATIQALAELMDWV from the coding sequence GTGAGAACGAGGCCGCCCCGCGCACTGCTGCTCGATCTCGACGACACCATCCTCGTCTACGGGCCGCTGGCCGACGATGTCTGGAAGAGCGTGACGGACCATTTTGCTCCGCAGCTCGGGCTCGATGCCGAAATACTGCTTGCAGCAGTGGGCGAGGCAGCCGGCCGCTACTGGGCCCCGCCCGAGCGCAGTCGCCTGGGGCGGCATGATCTGCGCGGGGCGCGGCGCACGATCTGCCTGTGGGCCCTTCAGGCGCTCGGGCTGCCTCAGCCTGAACGCGGTGCGGCGATGGCGGATGCCTTTCACGACGAGCGCGAAGCCCGGGTGGAGCCGCTTCCGGGCGCCATGGACGCGCTCGAGCACTTCCGCACGCGAGGCATCCCCCTCGTGATGGTGACCAACGGTGGCCCGGAGCTGCAGCGCAGGAAGATCGAGCGGTTCCGGCTCGGCGCTTTCTTCGAGGCCATCCTGGTCGAGGGCGAGCTGGGTTTCGGCAAGCCGGATCCAAGGGTCTACGGACAGGCTCTCGCGGAAGTGGATGTGGCACCAGGCGAGGCCTGGATGGTGGGCGACAATCTGACCGCCGATATCCAGGGAGCCCAATCGGCGGGTTTGCACGCCTGCTGGGTCGATGCTCCAGGTAAGGGCAGTGCCCAGATGAGCCGAATTCGGCCCACTGCGACCATCCAGGCTCTTGCAGAGCTGATGGACTGGGTCTAG
- a CDS encoding TetR/AcrR family transcriptional regulator, translated as MARSTAQPLQSVSRPKQARSERTLQSILEAAEELIEEKGLADSSIPEIVRRAGSSVGGFYARFKDKNELLSAIEERFFRSMSALVDQLADGQRWTDTGLPEIVQVCASELVRIARERRNLIAAFLQRVTDDPDTRADALRFRASVSERIGRLVLSRSERITHPQPEVAVDLGVQFAFALMLHLVLMGEVRAAGRVLSDQELATEISRNFLCYVAPQESS; from the coding sequence ATGGCCCGATCCACAGCCCAGCCGCTCCAGAGCGTCAGCCGCCCGAAACAGGCGAGAAGCGAGCGAACCCTCCAGAGCATTCTCGAGGCAGCGGAAGAATTGATCGAGGAGAAGGGCCTGGCGGATTCCTCGATCCCCGAGATCGTGCGTCGCGCCGGCTCTTCGGTCGGCGGGTTCTACGCCCGTTTCAAGGACAAGAACGAACTCTTGAGCGCGATCGAGGAGCGCTTCTTCCGCAGCATGTCAGCACTCGTCGACCAGCTGGCGGATGGTCAGCGCTGGACGGACACGGGCCTGCCGGAGATCGTGCAGGTCTGCGCATCCGAGTTGGTGCGCATCGCCCGGGAGCGCCGCAACCTGATCGCCGCGTTCCTGCAGCGGGTCACCGATGACCCGGACACCCGCGCCGATGCCCTGCGTTTCCGCGCAAGCGTTTCCGAGCGCATCGGTCGGCTCGTGCTCTCGCGCTCCGAGCGCATCACCCATCCCCAGCCCGAGGTCGCGGTCGATCTCGGTGTCCAGTTTGCGTTCGCCCTCATGCTCCATCTGGTGCTGATGGGCGAAGTGCGTGCCGCAGGTCGTGTGCTCTCCGATCAAGAGCTTGCGACAGAGATATCCAGGAACTTCCTTTGTTATGTCGCGCCCCAGGAGTCCTCATGA
- a CDS encoding inositol-3-phosphate synthase, whose translation MKKIRIAIVGVGNCASSLVQGIHHYGTQGPNDLIGLMHPEIGGFRPCDVEIVAAFDVDGRKVGRDVSEAIFAEPNCTQVFAPEVPKAGVPVRMGQILDGVSGHMGEQPTARTFQVADAMEADQAEVVRVLQEGRAEVVVNYLPVGSELAARFYAECALQAGAGFVNCIPVFIASDPAWAERFEERGLPIVGDDIKAQLGATITHRMLTELFARRGVKLERTYQLNTGGNTDFLNMLNRDRLASKKESKTEAVQSVAAERIADENIHVGPSDYVPWQNDNKVCFLRMEGKLFGDVPMNLELRLSVEDSPNSAGVAIDAIRCCKLALDRGQGGILPAPSAAFMKHPPQQLPDEEAHRQLETFISQQAGTEFTIDSSEKSQL comes from the coding sequence ATGAAGAAAATCCGAATCGCGATCGTGGGTGTGGGAAATTGCGCCAGCTCATTGGTGCAGGGAATTCACCACTATGGAACTCAGGGGCCCAATGATCTCATTGGGCTGATGCACCCGGAGATCGGCGGCTTCCGGCCGTGCGATGTCGAAATCGTGGCGGCTTTCGACGTTGACGGGCGCAAGGTCGGGCGGGACGTCAGTGAAGCGATCTTCGCCGAGCCCAATTGCACCCAGGTGTTCGCGCCGGAGGTTCCGAAGGCGGGCGTTCCGGTACGCATGGGCCAAATCCTGGACGGCGTTTCGGGGCATATGGGTGAGCAGCCTACAGCTCGGACGTTCCAGGTTGCCGACGCCATGGAAGCCGATCAGGCCGAGGTGGTTCGCGTGCTCCAGGAAGGCAGGGCGGAGGTGGTGGTGAACTACCTGCCCGTCGGCTCGGAGCTGGCGGCCCGCTTCTATGCCGAATGCGCGCTCCAGGCCGGCGCCGGCTTCGTGAATTGCATCCCCGTCTTCATCGCCAGCGATCCGGCCTGGGCCGAACGCTTCGAGGAGCGTGGGCTTCCGATCGTCGGTGACGATATCAAGGCGCAGCTCGGTGCGACGATCACCCATCGTATGTTGACGGAGCTCTTTGCGCGGCGGGGTGTGAAGCTCGAGCGGACGTACCAGTTGAACACCGGCGGCAACACGGACTTCCTGAACATGCTGAACCGCGACCGCCTTGCCTCGAAGAAGGAATCGAAGACCGAGGCCGTGCAGTCCGTCGCCGCAGAGCGGATCGCCGACGAGAACATCCACGTTGGCCCCAGCGACTATGTGCCCTGGCAGAACGACAACAAGGTCTGCTTCCTCCGCATGGAGGGCAAGCTCTTCGGTGACGTCCCGATGAACCTCGAGCTACGTCTCTCCGTCGAGGATTCCCCGAACTCCGCAGGCGTCGCCATCGACGCCATCCGCTGCTGCAAGCTCGCCCTCGACCGGGGCCAAGGCGGAATCCTCCCCGCCCCAAGCGCAGCCTTCATGAAGCACCCCCCGCAGCAACTCCCCGACGAAGAAGCCCACCGCCAACTCGAAACCTTCATAAGTCAACAAGCGGGGACGGAGTTTACAATTGACTCTTCGGAGAAAAGTCAATTGTAA
- the mfd gene encoding transcription-repair coupling factor, whose protein sequence is MAEGDLQPLAERLARGVGPRRLMGLRGGARAAVLARLVQAAGSRTVLVVTAGAKETDRVAQDLASALGETTAEEGGRVRTFPHPDTPPYDRFSPQPFVVAQRLDILFRLADPAEDEPGTIIVAPWAALTGRVPARDVVRARSVRLDVGAWIDRDELVATLVSAGYTRQPLVEERGEVAVRGGLVDVFPPQRSRPVRIELLGDEVESLREFDPASQRSEARLERLIAAPAREILGDRELVVERSDAIRERGAKQGISVRKLDELLDALLRGSLPPGVEAMAPLLQPGLETVFDALPDDTLVVVDEPAAGRDALLHADTERLENWEGAQNGERVVCMPDELALGFDAVQAEIERREPITLERLEVEAGEPALTLRSSSQDDLGTALRATRADPGAGDALRPLVETLALWSDRGLRVVLSASALSGADRLHTLLGEYGVPSRLVRERAPLWRWSAAGEVEVRIGAASEGFVLPDEGLAVATEDELFGPREKRRRPGSWREGAAVEALGQLTAGDFLVHAEHGIGIYRGLVMLELGRLSDEFLRIEYDDGDRLFVPVHRLNLVQRYVGSEGGAPKIDKLGGTTWEKTKRTVKRSMRNMAKQLLDVHAERELAPGISFPGRNRALEEFEAVFPFEETPDQAAAIEDVLVDLVRDRPMDRLVCGDVGYGKTEVACRAAFQVVMAGKQAAVLVPTTVLCQQHAETFEERFRGTGARVESLSRFRSPKQAREVMEGLAEGSVDIVIGTHRLLQKHVSFRDLGLLVVDEEHRFGVAHKERIKELKKTVDVLTLTATPIPRTLQMAFSGLRDLSVIQTPPADRLAIRTQVCRFEKSLIREAILREIRRGGQVFFVHNRVRTIGALAEFLERLVPEVKILVAHGQMPERKLEDRMLAFMHGDHDVLLCTTIVESGLDIPRANTMLIDRADALGLAQLYQLRGRVGRSRKRAYAYLLIPGEAALTPDATRRLEAIQDLTELGSGFRLANMDLEIRGAGNLLGGEQSGNLGAVGYETYMELLEESIAELRGSGKHLAIDPEIRLPVAARLPETYVADVSQRLVLYKRLASAPDLDEARRLREELLDRFGPLPEEAEHLVQVIELKVRAREIGVMKIEIERGALVLTAAETSQVDPARLVEWMNTNDPEIEVLPDHRIRTNAPDKTPAALFPRTHWLLDQLTHPS, encoded by the coding sequence GTGGCCGAAGGCGATCTGCAGCCGCTGGCCGAGAGGCTGGCTAGGGGCGTCGGACCCCGGCGGCTCATGGGGCTCCGCGGTGGAGCGCGTGCCGCGGTGCTCGCGCGCCTGGTCCAGGCCGCGGGCTCACGCACCGTCCTCGTGGTCACGGCCGGCGCGAAAGAAACGGACCGCGTGGCGCAGGATCTGGCGTCGGCTCTGGGTGAAACGACTGCCGAAGAAGGGGGGCGCGTGCGGACCTTCCCGCATCCCGACACGCCCCCCTACGATCGCTTTTCGCCTCAACCCTTCGTCGTGGCCCAGCGCCTCGACATCTTGTTCCGCCTGGCCGATCCAGCTGAGGACGAACCCGGGACGATCATCGTGGCGCCCTGGGCAGCACTCACTGGCCGCGTCCCCGCCCGGGATGTGGTGCGCGCCCGCTCCGTCCGTCTGGACGTAGGCGCATGGATCGACCGGGACGAACTCGTCGCCACCCTCGTTTCCGCAGGCTACACCCGCCAGCCCCTGGTCGAGGAGCGAGGAGAGGTCGCCGTACGGGGAGGCCTCGTAGATGTCTTTCCGCCGCAGCGCTCACGTCCGGTGAGGATCGAGTTGCTAGGCGACGAAGTCGAATCCTTGCGCGAATTCGACCCGGCCAGTCAACGCTCCGAAGCGCGCCTCGAACGCCTGATCGCAGCGCCCGCCCGTGAGATCCTGGGCGATCGCGAGCTCGTCGTCGAACGGAGTGACGCCATCCGCGAACGCGGTGCAAAACAGGGCATCAGCGTTCGGAAACTCGATGAACTACTCGACGCCCTGCTCCGCGGAAGCCTGCCGCCGGGCGTCGAAGCGATGGCCCCGCTGCTTCAACCCGGCCTGGAGACCGTCTTCGACGCCCTGCCGGATGACACCCTCGTCGTGGTCGATGAGCCCGCGGCGGGGCGTGACGCCCTGTTGCATGCGGATACCGAACGCCTCGAGAACTGGGAGGGAGCACAGAACGGCGAGCGCGTCGTCTGCATGCCCGACGAGCTTGCTCTGGGCTTCGACGCCGTGCAGGCGGAGATCGAGAGGCGTGAGCCCATCACCCTGGAACGTCTGGAGGTGGAGGCCGGCGAACCCGCACTCACCTTGCGCTCTTCCTCCCAGGATGACTTGGGCACCGCATTGCGCGCGACCCGAGCCGACCCGGGCGCAGGCGATGCGCTCCGCCCGCTCGTCGAGACCCTGGCCCTCTGGTCGGACAGGGGCCTTCGTGTCGTACTCTCGGCCAGCGCGCTTTCAGGCGCGGATCGCCTGCACACCTTGCTCGGTGAGTACGGAGTTCCCTCGCGCCTCGTCCGGGAGCGGGCTCCCCTCTGGAGGTGGTCGGCCGCCGGAGAAGTCGAGGTACGAATCGGCGCCGCTAGCGAAGGTTTCGTGCTCCCGGATGAAGGCCTCGCCGTTGCCACCGAGGACGAACTCTTCGGCCCCCGAGAGAAGCGTCGCCGGCCCGGAAGCTGGCGCGAAGGCGCAGCGGTGGAGGCGCTCGGCCAACTCACCGCGGGAGATTTCCTCGTCCACGCGGAGCATGGCATCGGCATCTACCGGGGCCTCGTGATGCTCGAGCTCGGCCGGCTCTCCGACGAATTCCTTCGCATCGAGTACGACGACGGGGATCGCCTGTTCGTACCCGTCCATCGTCTCAACCTCGTCCAACGCTATGTCGGCTCTGAAGGGGGCGCCCCGAAGATCGACAAACTCGGCGGGACGACCTGGGAGAAGACCAAGCGAACGGTCAAGCGCTCGATGCGCAACATGGCGAAGCAGCTGCTCGACGTGCATGCCGAACGGGAACTGGCTCCCGGCATCTCGTTTCCAGGAAGGAACCGCGCACTGGAAGAATTCGAGGCGGTCTTCCCCTTCGAGGAAACGCCGGACCAGGCCGCTGCCATCGAGGACGTCCTCGTGGATCTGGTGCGCGATCGCCCGATGGATCGATTGGTCTGCGGCGACGTGGGCTATGGCAAGACCGAGGTGGCATGCCGGGCCGCGTTCCAGGTCGTGATGGCTGGGAAACAGGCGGCCGTTCTCGTCCCCACGACCGTCCTGTGCCAACAGCACGCCGAGACCTTCGAAGAACGGTTCCGCGGCACCGGCGCCCGGGTCGAGAGCCTCTCCCGTTTTCGCAGCCCGAAGCAGGCCAGGGAGGTGATGGAGGGACTGGCCGAAGGCAGCGTCGACATCGTGATCGGCACCCACCGGCTATTGCAGAAGCACGTGTCGTTCCGGGATCTCGGGCTGCTGGTCGTGGATGAAGAGCATCGTTTCGGTGTCGCCCATAAGGAACGCATCAAGGAGCTGAAGAAGACGGTCGACGTGCTGACGCTCACCGCCACCCCGATCCCGCGAACCCTGCAGATGGCCTTCAGCGGGCTGCGGGATCTTTCTGTCATCCAGACGCCGCCTGCGGATCGCCTGGCAATTCGAACCCAGGTATGTCGTTTCGAAAAATCGCTGATCCGAGAAGCGATCCTGCGCGAGATTCGACGCGGAGGGCAGGTCTTCTTCGTGCACAACCGGGTGCGCACGATCGGGGCGTTGGCAGAATTCCTCGAACGGCTCGTCCCGGAGGTGAAGATTCTCGTGGCTCATGGCCAGATGCCGGAACGCAAACTCGAAGATCGAATGCTGGCCTTCATGCACGGGGACCATGATGTGCTTCTGTGCACGACCATCGTCGAGAGCGGGCTGGACATCCCCCGCGCCAACACCATGCTGATCGACAGAGCAGACGCCCTCGGGCTCGCCCAGCTCTACCAGCTCCGCGGGCGGGTCGGGCGGAGCCGGAAACGCGCCTACGCCTACCTGCTCATCCCGGGCGAAGCAGCCCTCACGCCCGACGCGACCCGCCGGCTCGAGGCGATTCAGGATCTCACCGAACTCGGTAGTGGCTTCCGTCTCGCCAACATGGACCTCGAAATTCGAGGTGCCGGAAACCTTTTGGGCGGAGAACAATCGGGAAACCTGGGAGCGGTCGGCTACGAGACCTACATGGAGCTTCTCGAAGAATCGATCGCCGAGCTGCGCGGCAGCGGCAAACACCTGGCCATCGACCCGGAAATCCGCCTTCCCGTGGCCGCGCGCCTACCCGAAACGTACGTCGCGGACGTCAGCCAACGTCTGGTTCTCTACAAGCGCCTCGCCAGCGCGCCCGACCTCGATGAGGCTCGCCGCTTGCGGGAGGAGCTCCTCGACCGCTTTGGCCCGCTCCCCGAGGAAGCCGAGCATCTGGTTCAGGTCATCGAGTTGAAAGTCCGCGCCCGCGAAATCGGTGTCATGAAGATCGAGATCGAGCGCGGCGCCCTCGTACTCACCGCCGCCGAAACCAGCCAGGTCGATCCGGCAAGGCTAGTCGAGTGGATGAACACCAACGATCCCGAGATCGAAGTCCTCCCCGACCACCGCATCCGCACCAACGCCCCCGACAAGACCCCGGCCGCACTCTTCCCCCGAACCCACTGGCTCCTCGACCAGCTGACCCACCCCTCATGA